CTGCTAAAGCTCCCATGGTGTCATCACACTTTGGTCAGTCTGTGGATTAGCCAGAGAAACACACATGTGAACTACAGGTATTGGATTACACAGAGAGTCAGGCCCTTTTGCAGATTTACACTGAATGCTGGCCCATGGAGATCAAGTGGTCGGTGGTCTGTTTTGTAAGTTTCCCCTGTCATCTGCCATCTGCCTCCTACTTTGACTCCAGAGGAGGGCTCAGAGGGGGAGAAGAGCGGGAAAGGCGATGAGTGAAAGAGGGAAGAGTGAGCATAATGAAGCGATATGAGGTAAATAGCATGAGAAAAGAAAATGATGAGAATACGCTGACCCTATGTGGGGAGCCGCTTGCACAAAGcacaaataaaaagaataaatccaaatgaatgaaagaataaatGACTTCTTATGAGCCAAAGTGGGGTCTGTGGAGTGAAATACTGAGCTCAGTGAAAAGGGGAGTCAAACAACTAACAGCCAGCTGGCAGAGGCCAAGGACCACACCGGTTTGATTTCTCCATAACACTCATTGTGGATTCTGTTGAATAGGCAAATGGAGTCTTCAAAGCAAACAACTTCGGGCGGTCCCCGCAgcttgctggtgtctggctagtCTCCTCCGTTTCCGGGCTGGTGGCTGTCTGCTTGCCTCCGGGGTGTCTCCCTCGGcctgttggtggatgggcggggggtggggtgaTGACTGGTCTGCGGCGTCCGGCGGGTTATCGCTCCTCTCATGGGCCCTGTCGTGTGGTGCTTGCTTTTCTGTCCTTCCTTATTACTTCTGGCTTGATTGCCTCATGGATGTGGTCGTGCTCCACTATGTGTGGGGCCCGGTTCTCTTGTGGTCGCTGTGGTGTGGCTCCTTGGGCGTCCgtggtgtgtgcgtgttgcGTGGACGCGGTTCCTGCTGGTCTGGTGGAGCGTGGGGCGTTTGGGGTGGCATTGAGAACGTTGCCttcggtggggctccggtgttggagGTGCTGGGGATACAGTATCTGAGGGGTTGGGCGGGCCGGACTGGGcgtcctggcgggccgggtggGGCCTGGGGTGTGTTCTGTGGCCCGTGGCTTGCCAAGCCTGTGCTGTGGTGAGTGGCCTGTTGGTCGTGTGTCCTCGGTCCCCCCACCTCTCGGTTTGGGCGGTGTTGGTGAGTGGGCGCGTGGGGCCTTCGTCCTCCCTGTTCCGCTGCACTAgttcacatacatataggacttggGGGGTGGTCCACGGTCGGGCGTGGTGGGGCGGGGCGGAGGTGTGGGGTCGCCTTGTGGTGGCTCCTTTGACCCTGGCATGCCTCTGACTCAGCATGCCACAcaatagacacttagggtttgggggagctgggcaggtgaggggcccaccATACCTCAGCTGTCCCcccattttaattgcatcattagctgtCATCCACATATATCCCTATCATAcacatacacccctcagggacacagaggccAGCCCTTCAGAACAATCCCATTTTATCACATACACAGGTGGAGCGGGCTGGATCGGGGTGCCTCCTGCCTATTCTGCAGCGCCTGTCCGCCGGGCGGGGTCGGGGCTGTGGCTGTGGACCTGTCCGCTGGCCAGCGCAGAGTGGTGcctcgcccggggtggcctggctaGTGGGGCATTTTTGTCTGGTTCACCTGCCCTTCCCGGGGGTGGCCTGTTGGGGCCGGTTGATGCAAGGGCTTGCACCatgggggcggcttgcggtgcttcccttcGACCGACCTGGGGCGGGGGCACTTCTGCGTGCTTGGGGGGGATTCGGCAATCTCCGGGGGGCTGGGCCCGTGCTACTGGTGGCCTGCATGCCACCGTGGTGGCTTGGGGTTGCTGCGCCGTGGTGGCTGCTGGGGGGGCTGGGCTGTGTGATGGGGTGGGGATTGGTCTTGCTCCTGGCGACCGTGGGCTTGGGTGGTGGGCGGGTGGTGGGTAGCGTGGGTCTTGGGGCCGTGGTGCTCTGCCGGGcacttgggcgtttgtcgccgctgGTCTTTTTGCTTTGCTGGGCTGTTGTCCGTGTCTTTGCCTCCCTTGGGTCTGTCTGCAGGCTTGTCGGTGGTGTTGCTCCGATGTATGGGTGGTGCGACATTGGTTCTGGGGGCTGAGGGTTGGTCTAGCTtccggtggctggtggggtgTAGCGGCTGGTTTGCTCTTCTTGGCTCTGGTGCACAGCCTCCCTCTCCAGGGATTTGctgccccgcgggtgtcggctggCGCGGAGTGGTAGGTTGCCTTGCTGCTcgcccgcttgctcatttgctggctttcctcctcgcctGATCCTTTGCCTGCCTTGCTGGTACCGTCCTGCTTGTGGTTTTCCGCGGCTCGGGGTCCCCTGCAAGGGGTGTTGCgttgaggcttccgggtgtagGAGGGGCAACCACAGTgcgtgtgcttttatttatttattttgatctaTTTATTTGTGGGCTGGCTTTTGGAGCGCCGGTGTTGGTTCTGCCCGCCCCCGTGGGGCTGGTGTCTCTCTGttggtgggggctcggcctggctgtgtggggcggggcttgctgggtggtgggaggcagtccctctcctttcatgcattctcagtgtcAATTACATGTTCACACATACGTGCACATTTATATACATGAAGACATGCACAAAtacacagagatacctgtacacacatacatatgcacactcacagtacatactgtacgtacttCCCTACataactcactgagttaaccagggtgttatgttgttggttttattacgtgatggtgatgtcggcaatatgattacagttattacagttattgtcattctgttcactatcatggttaataatttcattactactattactactaatatgtaCGACTGTTtcaaatgcagtattatcactgtggttgttgatattattttgtcctctccatCATGGTCTTCATgaccgtcacagacatttgctgatgtagtcccgTTTGTTTcggttgttttgttattgtcacaattgtttttgttgctgttgttcttgtctctctctgtgttGTCCCCCTCCTGTCCCCGCACTctcccctctgttttcttttctcttcttctatatcccctcctgctccggtctggccgctccaaatttgcataacaacaaaacatcaaataaagtcaaataaattctgtataacaggggatgagtatctcacacttttccctggcagagcaaatctgttgagcatgtaagggcattcaACAATACTCTCTGCCCTCAGGGctggacaaaacaaaaaaaaatgagcaaGACGTCAAACTGTGTTAACTACAGTAATCAGCAATGCTGTGGTTTTACCATACGACTATCATAAATTGCTTGCTTTCATTTTAAATGAAGATAAATGAGGGACATGGCTCAGAGCCAAAATTTGTGTGTTCATTTAGCAACATTTGCGAACCATCCTGGGCCCATTATTCTTAGAAATCCCATTGAGAGAACCAGAAATATGACAATTATGTTTTATAATCTGTCTATCTTCCTATAAAGGTTCCCAAGTTCTCAGTGTTTTAAAATTAGCACAATTGAAAGATGCTGTGTTTACTATATAGCTCAAGTTAACATGACTCAGTGTGGTttgtgagtagcacactcttctggtgaagaTATGGAATAGCAAATGGTTTATCAGTTACTTATATTTACCCGAAGAATTGTAATTtaatccacttcattttacaaATTTGTGTTTTAGACAGTGGCGGAGCTTCGTCACTTCGTCTTTCCCACATATCACAACTTGAACTGTACTGATATCATGGCTACAGTACTTGTCATATTGAAACAAGAGCACAGTTTCAGGTAGGTTAATTTAATAATATGTATGTGATAAAGTAATTATGCCTAATTATAGCAACATAAAATAAGTCTATATTCAGACAGGAAATGTTTTAAGTGCCATCATGTGAGCCAAAGACTTGCATGGCAAAAGCCTCTTGTGTTTGCACAGTATAAATAAAGATGACATAGGAATGATATGTCAACAAGATAGTACCATCTGtaaggcatacagtatacacttttGTAAAGTTACAGCACACAAAACGAGAAATGCATTAATTATACAGTATTGCAGAATGTAAAGGCTGTAGCACTTAAGATACATAACAGAGAATATGAGTAGACATGATATCAAATAGGTGCACTGTCATGAGATGGCGAGGCGGGGGGGTTTAACCGTTCTGATGTCAATAATACAAAGACATTGTGTGTTTAGATATTTAGATGTCAGCTGTGTATTGCCCTTTACTGTGGATGATTCTCATGATGGACTGAACCACCTCTAATGTGGTGCCCTGTCCCCCAATATCCGCTGTGTGCAACTGAaagtgacaaagacaaaacatttgCGTTAAAAAGGTGAGGCATCTTAGTTCAAGCTGGTTCGTGAAGAAAGACTCACCCTGGTTTCATTCATGGTAGTGAGGACTGCATTCCGGATCAAAGTTGCATAATCAAACAGCCTGGAGGCATGCAAATAAGGAATAGTCAATACAGTTGCACAGTAGCTGGAACAACAAAGTGCAATGTTACTTACTTAAGATGGTCAAGCATCATGCAGCTAGCTAGGAGCAGGGCAGTGGGGTTTGCAATGTTCCTGTTTGCAATGCTCTTCCCTGTGTTCCTTGTGGCCtggaaaaatattgttttaattaCCTTATCTTGCAAACACAAGTTATGTTTCTCTCCATCCTTGTAAAACGCATGTGTCATCCTCACTCACCGTTTCAAAGACGGCATAGTCACGGCCATAATTGGCTCCAGGCACCAGGCCAGGACCGCCCACCAGGCCAGCACACACATTGCTCACCACGTTGCCATAAAGGTTGGGCATTACCATCACATCAAACTGCTGAGGATTAGACACCAACTAGACAGACAAAAGAGATGTAGACACACTGCAGGACAACTGTCTCAAACTTTTTCCCTTAGCTTGTGCATATTGTTACCTGCATAGTGGTGTTGTCCACAATCATGCTGTCAAATGTGATGTCAGGGTACCCCGAGGCCACTTCTCTGCAACATTGTAGGAACAAGCCATCACCCAGCTTCCTGTTAGAAACACAATATTAATTATAAGACGAGTGAGGATCAGACAACTCACACTCAACACTCATCACTAAGTCGCTCACATGATGTTGGCCTTGTGGACAGCAGTAACCCTGCGCCGCCCTTTCTCTCTGGCCAGTCGAAAGGCATATTCTGCGATTCGGAGGGAATTGTTCCTGGTGATTATTTTGAGAGACTCCACAACACCGGATACACTCTAGAACAAAGCAGAATGTACAACGAATTACATAGTATTGTAATTGGTTTATTGATCGGTGAGAACTTTGTCTATTGGATGTTAAAGACTGAAGCAGTTGATCCAAAATGGAGTTCTTTACTTGGCTGCAAGCAGATGAGATGCGGCTGAATCTGTCTCAACTTGTTGTGGTCTAAGAAGATGCTATGGGAAGTTAAGCTACATCCAcgctttatacagtatgtatacaggtggtcctcgggctatgtacgagttccgttcctgACTGCTATTTTATGGTTATTTTGTATGTACAAGCTACTaagaaacacatacagtatgtgtgtattaAATATATCCTGATCATTTGACAAGAGAAGACTCCTACACACACAGAtgtaaattgtgtgtgtgtgtgtgttttggtagGCCAGTAAATAAATATTCAACCTCATGCTCCAAACTGCTGTACTCTCCTTCAGTGTTTTCGCGGATAATCATGATGTCGATATTCTTATGGCGAGTCTGGACACCAGGGAGGGACTGGCAGTGCATCACATTGGCATAAAGGTCCAAGCTTGTGCTGTTGACACATTGATTAAACAACTACATGATAGAATGTAATTAACAACTGAGACAAGTATTCATTTAAAACTTACCGGAGGAGATTATTTCTGGACTTGACAGATGGGGGCATAGTGTGTTTGGTTTCTATGTTACCTGTCAGCACAATGAAGGATAGTGATAGTTCATCTCAATTTACGATTTATGAGAGATTATGCTAATTACCTCTGCTAAGAAGGTAATGTTGTATTCCTGTCAAGACATGttattattgcaaaaaaaacatctatttaaaaaaatatttattatatccaTTTAGTTTATAGGACAATAAGTTGTAATTGAATGACGTTTGATTGAGATTTCATATTctaatttacaaaatatccaatttAGCATGTTTAGAGGCTTACATCTCTGTTAACGTTGGCTGGACGGTTCTTGTTGATCAATGAACCTCACCTTTGAGAGCCACGCCATTACGTCGAATGGCAGTGATGGCATTGTTGATATCATCTTCAGTCTCCAAGGCAGAGTTAACATGTACCACTTCAAAGTCCACAGGCACACAGCTGAACCTATGATGAAGACAAAACACACAGCGAGGCAGATGTAATGTGCCTGTTGCAAAGTCATCACCTTTAAACATTTGaaagttttattttacagtattacCAACCTGAAAACCTCTCTGACGTGATTAAAGAGCTCTGGACCAATTCCATCTCCAGGTATGAGGGTCACAGTGTGTCTCCCTCCATACTTAGCTGGGGGAGGCTGTAACATTGATTTATATGTATAAAAATgcttatatacatacatacataaacacacacacacatacatatatatatatatatatacacacacacacacacatatactgtatatacacatacatatatgtgtgtatatctatatatatatatatatatatatagatagacaTATATGtatagacatatatatatatatatatatagacacacatatatacatgcatacatacacatatacatacatacatatacatacatacatacatacacacacacatatatatacatatacatacatacatatatatatacatacatacatatatatatatatatacatacatataaatatacacatacatatatatgcacccacatatatatatatatatatatatatacatatacatttatatatacatatatatacacatatacatacatatatatatatatatacatatatatacacatacacacacatatatatatatatatatacacatacatatacacatacagtactgtatatacatactgtacatacacacacacacttccatacatcctttacatacattttaaaaaatgattagtagtttttttaaatgcttgcATGTAATGTAATTTGATTTGCAgtctcaaaatgtaaaaaaagtacacaataacacaataattagAAAAAGTGTTTAAAACATTTTCGGTGATTCACCAGATATTAaaatagcattattattattatattatttgtgtgtgtgtgtgtgtgttttcgctTGCCTCAATGGCATGGGGTCAATGACatgatgtgcatatttttgtgtccaaatacattatttcattattaaataATGTAATGAACCCATGCCCTGGTTAACTTTACTCTTTAAAATAGAATTTGTTTGAATAAGATGCCACTACGttcaaataatattaatattattgcaTAATATTATATACTTACCATATATAATATCATTACataacaattatttttatgtttttgcagCTCAAACCTCCAACATGCCAGGTGGCACACCTGTCCCAACAATTGAAAGCACTGTGATGACTtttgaaaattatattttaatagtatcaaaataatattcaaaatttcaaataaaatactatgccatattttatatttgaaagCTTGCATGCAAACAAAATTGTACAAATACCAATAATTTTAAAGCTGTTGAGATAACCAAAAAACTTTTGTCCGGCAGTTTGTATGTTGtcaaatggtttggtttggtttagtttatttgaaatgTCAGGGTGACACACCTGAAAAAGATGggacttttttcttctaaaagtGACATGTATAAACTTGTTAGCAATGGCAAAACTTCATACACTCGTCCAAAAAGAAGCCTGTTTAATTTGAAATTAGTTGCAAAAGTCAGATGATGAAACcagtacagtagaacctcggttagcgtccacaCCAGTTAGTGTGTTTACCGGTTAACGTAAAAATCTACGCCAAAatcttgccttggtttgcgtacattctcTGGTTATAGcctgcgtcttgtcgtgttgttaatacactgcgtacATCCAATCGTGTTCTTAACGTATTAAGATTATAACGTAATTAGAATGtaacaaaatgtccttgttagcatcctattagcttgccacgACCTGTACATGGAAaaaggaaccggaagtcagctttGTTGACCGTgtaatgcataaaacaattgtaaatgcatacaaatgaatgacagggattaaaaaaaaaataaagatgtgactgttttcaaagacacaatgtggcagcaaaatTGACACGGacatcaccttcctgttttgccatgagttatttcttgaattcacttcatcaaatgttggcacttgcacTTTCTTTGggttatttattgattttggagttttgaggtgagaaacactattgaattcaagaaataactcatggcgaAACAGCAAGGTGGTATCCGTGTTGATCTCTctaccacattgtgtctttgggaacggtcacgtcaagaatcacgtctgcaatgaagataaaagtaaccttaaatgttcatttatccttttcattcatcttttctatgtattaatatgcatttcaaatactttttcgcatgtaaaactataattgcaaaactataaaaacatgttttgtcttaacatttcTTGATTGACATTACCTCtgatgggaaaaactgatttgggTAGCGTCCGTTTTGGTGAGCGTcaaaccttctggaacggattattgacactaaccaaagttccactgtaaatcAAGTGGCACATCTGGAAGGAATGTTACATGGaataaataatgttatttaaaaGTCTATAAgattatatgttatattttgcAAGTGTTTATCAGTTTTCTGCTAATGTTATGATATGTtaatttttatgttatacaCCTTAAAATCTTCACAATTataatttttacatatttttagatGACACTTTCAAGTCAGGAAAAATCAGCACAACACAGTCATCATACACCTGTTAGAAGCTCATTTGTCACTGACCCTATGGTAAAGTTACTATTTACACTGTACTCGTAATGTGATGCATTGTATTTAATGATACTTACAATGTTTTCTCCCTTTAGAAGACGACAGCAAGGAAAACAGAGGGACCgaagaaaacaaatcaaaattaTG
Above is a genomic segment from Dunckerocampus dactyliophorus isolate RoL2022-P2 chromosome 1, RoL_Ddac_1.1, whole genome shotgun sequence containing:
- the idh3g gene encoding isocitrate dehydrogenase [NAD] subunit gamma, mitochondrial, which codes for MAAHSAALSMAKIVKPFWAGVAGNTAKVFGTTVSSHRNKTVLTGENIPPPAKYGGRHTVTLIPGDGIGPELFNHVREVFRFSCVPVDFEVVHVNSALETEDDINNAITAIRRNGVALKGNIETKHTMPPSVKSRNNLLRTSLDLYANVMHCQSLPGVQTRHKNIDIMIIRENTEGEYSSLEHESVSGVVESLKIITRNNSLRIAEYAFRLAREKGRRRVTAVHKANIMKLGDGLFLQCCREVASGYPDITFDSMIVDNTTMQLVSNPQQFDVMVMPNLYGNVVSNVCAGLVGGPGLVPGANYGRDYAVFETATRNTGKSIANRNIANPTALLLASCMMLDHLKLFDYATLIRNAVLTTMNETRLHTADIGGQGTTLEVVQSIMRIIHSKGQYTADI